The following is a genomic window from Aquipuribacter nitratireducens.
CTGGTGGCCACGGGGACGGCGATCACCACGGGCCTCCTCGTCTCCGGTCTCGTGAGCGCGCTCGCCGCGTACTTCGTCCGCCGCGTCCTCACCCCGGAGCGGCTCAAGCCGGACGACACGGAGGTGCTCAGCGTCGGCCCCGGGACGGTGACGATCCGTGCGACGGACGAGACCGTCGCCCGCGGCCGCTTCGGGCTGCGCCTGGCCGGCGGCACGAGCCACGCGCGCCTCGGGGAGGTGCTCCGGGCCGACGGGCCGACCGTCACGCGCGAGCTCGTCGACGTCGACGGGCCGATGAAGGTCGGTCCCGCGCGGTGGAACCCGTACTACCTCGCGGGCGAGCCGACCCGCGCGCTCGGCCTCCCGCACGAGGACGTCGTCCTCGAGGGCGACGTGGGGCCGCTGCCCGCGTGGGTCGTGCCGCCGTCGGAGGACGTGCCGACGGCGGACGTGTGGGCCGTGCTGGTCCACGGTCGCGGCGCCACGCGCGAGGAGTGCCTGCGCGCCCTGCCGGTCCTCCACCGGCTCGGTGTCACCGCCGTGGTCCCGTCCTACCGGAACGACGCGGACGCGCCTGCGCTGCCCGGCGGGCGCTACCACCTCGGCGACACCGAGTGGGCCGACGTCGAGCACGCGATCCGGCTTGCGCTGCGCCGGGGCGCGAAGGGCGTCGTGCTGTTCGGCTGGTCAATGGGCGGCGCGATCGTCCTGCAGCTGCTGTCCCGCTCGCGCCTGCAGCACGTGGTGCGCGGCGCCGTGCTCGACGCGCCCGTCGTGTCGTGGGCGGACGTCCTCGACCACCAGGCGCGGGTCAACCGCATCCCCGTCTGGGTCGCCCGGCTCGGGCTCGAGCTGCTGAGCGGACGCCAGGCCGACCGGCTCTTCGGCGTCGAGGGCCCGGTCGAGCTCGAGCGTTTCGACTGGGTCGCGCGGGCCAACGAGCTTCGTCACCGGATGCTCGTCGTGCACTCCGACGACGACGAGTTCGTCCCGTCGGGACCGAGCCGCGCCCTCGCGCAGGCCCGGCCCGACCTGGTCCGGCTCGTGTCGTTCCGAGGTGCGCGGCACTGCCAGGAGTGGAACGTCGACCCCGCCCGGTGGGAGCGCGAGGTCGCCTCCTGGCTGAGAGAGGTTCTCGGCGTCGGCCGCTGAGCCGCCCCGCTGAGCCGCCCCGCTGAGCCGCTCAGCCCCGGTCGCGGACCCAGCGGGCCAGGAGCGACGACTCCGCGTGCAGCAGGTGCGCGAGCACCATCCCGCGCGGCTCGGGCAGGTCCCCCGTCACGACGCGTGAGGCGTCCGAGGCGACGAGCGCCGGGCTCGTCGTGAGGCACAGCTCGTCGAGCAGGTCCGCAGCCGCCAGCGCCCCCAGCAGCGCCGGCCCGCCCTCGCACAGGACCCGGGTGAGCCCGCGCTCGGCGAGCGCGGACACGGCCATGGCGAGGTCGGCCCCGCCGCGGTCGACGTGGCCCGCGAGCACGACCGCGTCCTCCCCGGCGGCCGCCCGCGCCCGGTCGAGCGCCTCGCGGTCGCCGTCGGGCATGACGACGAGCGCGCGACCCGGCTCGTCGAACATGCCCCGACCGGTCTCGACGCGTCCCGATCGCGTGACCTGCGCGACGACGGCCGCGGGACGCCGGCCCGCGGCCGCCCTCCCGGCCGCGGCCCACTCCTGAGGCGAGGCGGGCCCGTAGCCCTCCGCGCGAGCCGTGCCGGCGCCGACGAGGACGACGTCGGCGAGACCGCGCAGCACCCGGAACACCGCCTTGTCGACGCTGCTGCTGATGCCGCCGGAGCGGCCCTCGCCGTCGGTCGCGGCGCCGTCGAGGCTCGCCACCATGTTCGCGCGGACCCACGGCCGGTCCGGGTAGGCGTAGAGGTCGGCGAGGGCGGCCGTGTCGGAGCGACCCAGCCGCCGCGGCGCCCCGTCTCCGACGAGCAGGTCGAGGTCGTCCTCAGACACCCGCCTTCTCCCGGACCTGGCGCTGGATGCGGTGGAGCATCCCCGACATGCCGCGCAGCCGCAGGGGGCTCACGGCGCGGTCGAGGCCGAGCCGGCCCGGTACGTCGTCGGGGACCGCGAGGACACCGGCGGCGTCGAGGCCGCGCATGCCCTCGGCGAGGATGCCGGCGAAGCCACGCGTCGTCGGCGCCTCCTTCGGGGCGCTGAGGTGCACGTGCACTGCCGCCTCGGCGCCGCTGCCGTCGACGTCGACGTGGACGAAGACCGGCGACTGGCACTCGGGGACGGGTTCGAGCAGCTCCGGGTGCTGCCGGAGGTGCTCCGGCAGCTCGGGCAGGCCGTTGGCGAAGTCGAGGAGGAGCTCCAGGCGCTCGCGCTCCTCGAGCGCCTGGAACTCCTCGACGACGGCGTCGAAGCCCCCGGGCAGGGACCCCGTCACACGGACCCCGGCTCGTCGCCCTTGACGATCGGGACGCGCACGGCGTTGCCCCACTCGGTCCACGACCCGTCGTAGTTGCGGACCTTGGGGAAGCCGAGCAGGTGGGTGAGGACGAACCACGAGTGGCTCGAGCGCTCCCCGATCCGGCAGTACGCGATGACGTCGTCGTCCGGGGAGAGGCCCTTCTCCTGCTGGTAGATCGCCTCGAGCTCCTCACGGGCCTTGAAGCCGCCGTCGTCGGCGACCGCCCGGGCCCACGGCACCGACTGCGCGCCCGGGATGTGGCCGCCGCGCAGCGCGCCCTCCTCGGGGTAGGCCGGCATGTGGGTGCGGGCGCCGGTGTACTCCTCGGGGGAGCGGACGTCGACCATCGGCTTGCCGAGATGGCCCTTGACGTCGTCCATGAACGCGCGGATGTCCTCGTCGCGACGCTCGACGACCGGGTAGTCGACGTCCTTCGGCTGCGCGGGATCCGTCGTCCACGCCCGGCCCTCGGCCTCCCACTTCGCGCGACCGCCGTCGAGGAGACGGACGTCCTCGTGACCGAACAGGCTGAACACCCACAGGGCGTACGCGGCCCACCAGTTGTTCTTGTCGCCGTAGATGACGACCGTGTCGTCGCGGGCGATGCCCTTGGCACGCATGAGGGCGGCGAAGCCCTCGCCGTCGACGTAGTCGCGGGTGACGGGGTCGTTGAGCTCGGTGTGCCAGTCGATCTTCACCGCGCCCTCGATGTGGCCGGTGTCGTACAGCAGGACGTCCTCGCTCGACTCCACGACGACGAGGCCGGGGGAGCCGAGCCGGTCCGCGAGCCAGCCGGTCGTGACGAGGCGCTCGGGGTGGGCGTAGGCGGCGAGCTTCGGGTCGGTGTCGTGCTCCACGGGCACGGTGGCCTCCTAGGTCGGTCGGGTGGGCGGTGCGCCGTACGGCGGTACAGCCTGCCAACACGCGCGTCGGCGCGCCCCTTCCCCTCCCACGCGCCGGACGACACGATGCCTCCCGTGGCGCTGCAGCTGGACGACCGGTGGGTGTGGGACAGCTGGGTGGCGGACGACGGCGAGGCGTACCACCTCTTCTACCTGCAGGCCCCGCGGGCGCTCGGTGACCCGGGCCGCCGGCACACGGCCGCGACCATCGGCCACGCCCGCTCGACGGACCTCGTCTCGTGGGAGGTGCTCCCCGACGCCCTCGGCCCACGGGCCGGCGGCTGGGACGACGTCGCGCTGTGGACGGGTTCGACGGTCCGCGGCGACGACGGGGTGTGGCGGCTGTACTACACGGCGATCTCCTCGCGCGGGTACGGCCTCAGGGACCAGCGCGTCGGGCTCGCGGAGTCCGACGACCTCGTGACGTGGCGGCGGGTCGGTGACGCGCCGGTGGTCGACATCGACACCCGCTGGTACCGCACGATCGACGAGCACGAGACCGCGAGCGAGACGTGGCGGGACCCGTTCGTGTTCCGCGACCCGGACGGCGACGGCTGGCACATGCTCGTGACGGCACGAGCCCGCGGCGGACGGCGCAACGACGACGGCGTCGTCGCCCACGCCCGCAGCGCGGACATGCGGACGTGGGAGGTGGGCCCGCCGCTGTCGGCGCCGGGCACGGGCTTCGGCCAGCTCGAGGTGCTCCAGGTCCACGTCGTCGACGGGACGCCGGTCCTCGTCTTCACGTGCCACCCGCAGGAGATGACGCAGGAGCGCATCGAGCGGTCCGGCCGCTACTGCACGTGGTCGCTCACGGGGCCGTCCGTCCTCGGTCCGTGGGACGTGGACGCCGCCGTGCCGCTCCACGCCGAGCCCCACCTGTTCGCCGCCCCGCTCGTGCGGCGGCGCGACGGCTCGTGGGCGTTCGTGGGGTTCCGCAACACCGAGCCGGAGGGCGTCCACGCCTTCGACATCGTCGACCCGCTGCCCGTCGGCCTGCGCGACGGAGCGCTGCAGGTGCTCCCGTAGCCTGGGCGGTCGTGAACGGGCAGGCGGAGCGGCTCGTCGACCGCCGTCCGGCGCTCGACCGCGGCCGGCTGCTCGACGACCTCGTGCCGCCGCCCCGCTTCGCCGGCGCGCGCTTCGACACGTACGTGCCGGACCCGGCCGAGCCGAGCCAGGCGGCGGCCCGGTCCCGCCTCGAGGCGTTCGCCGCCTCGACGGGCGCCACCGGGGCACGGGGCGGACGTCTCGCGCGCCTCCTGGGCCGGCGCACCGACGACGCCACGCCTCGCGGCGTCTACCTCGACGGAGGCTTCGGCGTCGGCAAGACCCACCTGCTCGCCGCCACCTGGCACGCGGCGGCGGGCCGCCGGCACTACGGCACGTTCGTCGAGTACACGAACCTCGCGGGGGCACTGGGCTTCCGCGGCGCCGTCGACGCCCTCGCGGGCGCCGACCTCGTGTGCGTCGACGAGTTCGAGCTCGACGACCCCGGTGACACCGTGCTCATGGCGCGGCTCATGCGGGAGCTCGCGGACTCCGGGACGCGGCTGGCGGCGACGTCGAACACGCTGCCCGACGCCCTCGGCGCGGGCCGCTTCGCGGCCGAGGACTTCCTCCGCGAGATCCAGGCGCTGGGCCGGCTGTTCGAGGTCGCGACGGTCGACGGGGAGGACTACCGGCACCGGGGCGCGCCCCAGGCACCCGGTCCCGCCGACGAGGCCGAGCTCGACGCCCTCGCCGCCCGCCCGGGTGCCGTCGTCGACGACTTCCCGGCGCTGTGCGACCACCTCGCCGACGTCCACCCCAGCCGGTACGGGGCGATGCTCGACGGGGTGGCCGCGGTCGGCTGGCGCGACGTGCGCCCGGTGCCGGACCAGAACGTCGCCCTGCGCCTCGTCGTCCTCGCCGACAGGCTCTACGACCGTTCCCTGCCGCTCGTCGCCGGGGGTCGCCCGCTGACGGACCTGTTCACGACCGAGATGCTGCGCGGCGGGTACCGCAAGAAGTACCTGCGCGCGCTCAGCCGCCTCACGGCCCTCGCGCGGGAGGCGAGCCCCGCCGAGCGCTGACCGGCCGCGGTTTGCCCTCGCGCTCACCGGGAACCTCTCGAGGACGGCCTATCCGAGGAGGAGCCATGGGCAGGCACGAGAAGGAACACGGCCACCACGACGAGAACCTGACACCCGAGGAACGCGAGCGCGAGAACGAGCTCCACGGCACCGCCGAGACGCGGTGGCGCGACGACCTGCAGGAGACGACGCCGTCCTCCTACGAGCACGGGACGACCGCGCACACGCCCGGGACGCCGGGCCGCTCCGGACCGAGCGCCGAGACCGGCAGCGCGCGCGCGACGCCCGGCACACCGGGTGCGGGCGGGACGACGGTCGTGGAGGAGGAGGCGGACGGCACCGCGGTCCGGACCTCCGGCGCGGCACTCACGTCCGAGGAGCTCGCCTACGAGCACGGCACGACGGAGCACACACCCGGCGCGCCGGGCGCCGCGACGGTCCGCGACCCCGAGGACGAGGCGAAGTACGAGCACGGGACGACCGAGCACACGCCGGGCGCCCCGGGCGCGTCCAAGCGGCACGACTGACTGCGTCGCCGCCTCAGTACATCCGGACGAGGGCGGCGCCGGGGCCCTGGAGCCGAAGCGTCCGCCCCTCCGTCCAGGTCGGCCCCCAGTGACGCTCCACGCCCCCGGTGCCGTGCAGCGGCACCGGGGTGGCGTCGTCCGCCCGCGCCGCGGCGGCGAGGACGACGACCACCCGCCAGGTCCCGCGGTGGACGACGAGCCACTCGGGGCGTCCGTCGTCGCGCGACTCGTCCGGCGGGCCGACCTCGACATCGACCTCGCCGAGGTCGTCGTCGCGGAGGTCGGGCTCACGGCCCCGCAGCGCGACGAGGTCGCGGGTCCACGCGAGCAGCCCCGCGCGGACGGGCTCGTCGCGCTCGTCCCAACGGAGCACGGAGGCCTCGCGCGTGCCGGGGTCCTGCGGGTCCGGGACGGCGTCGGCGTCCCAGCCGTGCTCGGCGAACTCCCGGCGCCGACCGTCGCGCACCGACTGCGCGAGCGCGGGGTCCTCGTGGTCGGTGAAGAAGCGGAAGGGCGTCGTCGCGCCCCACTCCTCGCCCATGAACAGCATCGGCGTGAAGGGGGCCGTGAGGACGAGCGCGAGGGAGCCCGCGAGCTCGCCGGGGGACAGGGTCTGCGAGGGCCGGTCACCGAGGGCCCGGTTGCCGACCTGGTCGTGGTTCGAGGCGTAGGCGAGGAAGCGGTGCCCCGACGTCCCCGCCGGCACCGGGCTGCCCCACTCGGAGCCCCGGAACGGGGAGTAGCGGCCCGCGTGCCAGAACGCCTCCCGCCAGACCGTGCGGAGGACCTCCCCGGACCCGAAGTCGTCGTAGTAGCCCTGCCGCTCGCCGGTGAGGAGGGCGTGGAGGGCGTGGTGGGCGTCGTCGTCCCACTGGGCCGTCATCCCGAGCCCGCCCTGCGCGGTCGGCGTCACCATGACGGCGTCGTTGAGGTCGGACTCCGCGACCAGCGACAACGGCCGGCGCAGCCCGTCGGCGAGCGCCGCCGTCTCGTCGGCGAGCTGGGCGAGCACGTGGTGGTCGGAGTCGTCGACGAGGGCGTGGACGGCGTCCAGGCGCAGCGCGTCGACGTGGAAGTCGCGGAACCAGCGCAGCGCGTTGTCGCAGATCCAGCGGCGGACCTCCGAGGAGCCGTCGCCGTCGAGGTTGACCGCCTGGCCCCACGGCGTCTCGTGCCTGTCGGTGAAGTACGGCCCGAACACGGAGGTGTAGTTGCCGCTCGGCCCCAGGTGGTTGTAGACGCAGTCGAGGCTGACGGCGAGGCCCCGGGCGTGGGCGGCGTCGACGAAGCGCTGGAGGGCCTCCGGGCCGCCGTACTGGTCGTGGACGGCGAACAGGTGGACCCCGTCGTAGCCCCAGCCCCAGCGCCCCGGTGAGGCGGCGACGGGCATGAGGGCGACGACCTCGACGCCGACGTCGACGAGGTGGTCGAGGCGCCCGACGGCCGCGTCGAGCGTCCCCTCGGGCGTGAACGTGCCGAGGTGGAGCTCGTAGTGCAGCGCGCCGCGGACGTCCCGGCCGCGCCACCCGTCGTCGGACCAGCGGAACCGGGCGGGGTCGTAGAGCCGGCTCGGGCCGTGCACGCCGAACGGCTGCCACGCCGAGCGCGGGTCCGGCACCGGGTCGCCGCCGTCGACGGAGAACAGGTAGTCGCTGCCGTGGCCGGCCGCGCTCACCGCGAGGTGCCACCACCCCCCGTCCGCACGGGTCATCGCGCGGGTCGTGCGGTGCCCGTCGTCGGGGCCCGTCGCCTCCCGCACGAGGACGAGGTCGACGGTGCCGGCGTCCGGCGCCCAGACGGCGAAGGTGTGGCTCATCGGGTTCGACCCTGCCAGAGCCGCTGCGGGGTCGGCACGCCCACGCACACCCTCGTGCGCACCCTCACGCGCGCTCGAGCAGCGCGACGGGCAGCCGGTCGAGGAGCTCCTCGAGCTGCCGCGTGCCGCCGTCGTGCCCGCGCCCGGTGAGGACGTCGGTCCACGTCCCCTCGGGGAGGGCGATCGTGTGGCGACCCCAGCCGCCGAGCCGGTCGAGCTCGCCGGGTCGGCGGGTCGCGACGAGCAGGACGTCGGGCGCCTCCAGCGACCCGCGGGCGAACGCGAGCGCGTTGCCCGTCGACGTCGGCACGGGTGCGTACCCGGCGGCCGGCCCGCGGAAGGCCCCCGGCCGCCGGCGACGCAGCCGGAGGGCGCGGCTGGTGACGAGGAGCTTCTCGTCGTCGAGGTCCCGGGGTGCCCCGCCGCCGTCGAGGTGCGCGAGCCGCGCGGCACGGTCGTCGTAGTCGACGGCGCGCCGGTTGTCGGGGTCGACGAGGGAGCGGTCGACGAGCTCGGTGCCCTGGTAGACGTCGGGCACGCCGGGCAGCAGGAGCTGCAGCGCCTTCTGCGACAGCGTGACGACGCGGGTGTGCGCCGCGATGCCGTCGACGAAGGACGCGACGGCCGCGGCGAGCTGCTCGTCGGCGAGGACGCCGCGGGCGAGGTCGAGGACCGCGGTCTCGTACGCCTCGTCCGGCGTCGTCCACGTCGTGCGGGTCTTGGCCTCGCGGACCGCCTTCGTGAGGTAGCCGGTGAGCCGCTCCTCGTCGATCGGCCAGGTGGCGACGAGCGTCTGCCACAGCAGGAGCTCGGTGCCGCCGTCGACGAGGTCGCCCTGGCGCAGCGGGGCCGCGGCCTCGTGCCAGCTGCGGACCTGCTCGGCCCAGCGCTCCGGGTCCTCGACCGCCGCGAGCAGCCGGGCGCGCGCGTCCTCGCTGCGCTTGGTGTCGTGCGTCGACAGCGTCGTCATGGTCGCGGGCCACGTCGCCGCCGTCCGCTCGGCGAAGGCATGGAGCTCCTCGGGCGACAGGACGGTGCGCGCGGGGTCGCCCCCGACCTCGTTGACGGCGACGAAGCGGTGCCAGCGGTAGAAGGCCGTGTCCTCCACGCCCTTCGCCATGACGGGGCCGCACGTCTGCTGGAACCGCACGACGAGCTCGCGGCGGCGGGCCCGGCCCGCGGTGCCGCCGTCCCCGCCGCCGTCCGCGGCACCGACGAGGTCGCCGCCGAGCACGAGGTCGACGACGAGGTCGACGGTGGCGTGCCGGTCCTCCGGCAGGTGCTCCTTCGCCCGGTGCGCGGCCTCGGACACCACGGCGACGGCCTCCGCGTCGGCGGGCTCGCCGGGCACGACGTAGGCGCGGTAGCGGTCCATCGCGACGAGGAGCTCGACGACGGACTCGTGGAGCCCGCGCCGGGTGTGGTCGCGGAGGTGGACGTCGTCGGCGCAGATGTCGACGAGCAGGTCGACGAGTCGCTGCACCTCGGCGTGGAGGGTGAGCTCGACGACCTCGCGCTTCGAGGCCTCGACGGTCTGGTGGAAGTCGCCGACGCCGAGCCCGCCGCCGAGCTCGGCCTGCAGGAGCGACAGCGGGGCCTCGTACGACGGGTCGAGGAGCACGCCGGTGATGCGGCGGAGCGTGTCGTAGCCGGTGGTGCCGGCGCACGGCCAGTCCTCCGGCAGCCGCTCCTCGCCCTCGAGGATCTTCTCGACCACGACCCACGGCTCGACCGCGCCGCCGCCGGCGCGTTCCCGGGCGGCGCGGGCGGTGTCGCGCAGGCGCCGCAGGTAGCCGCGGGGGTCGGCGAGGCCGTCGGGGTGGTCGATGCGGAAGCCGTCGAGGACGCCCTCGCCGTACAGGTCGAGGAGCACCCGGTGCGTCGCCTCGAAGACATCGGGGTCCTCGACCCGGACGGCGGCGAGGGTGTCGACGTCGAAGAACCGGCGGTAGTTCAGCTCCTCGTCCGCGACCCGCCAGTACGCGAGCCGGTACCACTGGCGGTCGACGAGCTGCGGCAGGGGCAGGTCGGCGGTGCCGTCGCGGACGGGGAGGACGTGGTCGTAGTAGCGGAGGACGGACTCCGTGACCGTCTCCGCGGCGGGCCGGTCGGGGCCGGCGGGGACCTCGGCGGTCTCGACCGAGAGCTCCCCGGCGTCGAGGACGTCCCCGATGCGCGAGCCCAGGACC
Proteins encoded in this region:
- a CDS encoding alpha/beta hydrolase family protein — encoded protein: MTRRHPDTEHETSRPRRWLAPLVATGTAITTGLLVSGLVSALAAYFVRRVLTPERLKPDDTEVLSVGPGTVTIRATDETVARGRFGLRLAGGTSHARLGEVLRADGPTVTRELVDVDGPMKVGPARWNPYYLAGEPTRALGLPHEDVVLEGDVGPLPAWVVPPSEDVPTADVWAVLVHGRGATREECLRALPVLHRLGVTAVVPSYRNDADAPALPGGRYHLGDTEWADVEHAIRLALRRGAKGVVLFGWSMGGAIVLQLLSRSRLQHVVRGAVLDAPVVSWADVLDHQARVNRIPVWVARLGLELLSGRQADRLFGVEGPVELERFDWVARANELRHRMLVVHSDDDEFVPSGPSRALAQARPDLVRLVSFRGARHCQEWNVDPARWEREVASWLREVLGVGR
- a CDS encoding dihydrofolate reductase family protein, with amino-acid sequence MSEDDLDLLVGDGAPRRLGRSDTAALADLYAYPDRPWVRANMVASLDGAATDGEGRSGGISSSVDKAVFRVLRGLADVVLVGAGTARAEGYGPASPQEWAAAGRAAAGRRPAAVVAQVTRSGRVETGRGMFDEPGRALVVMPDGDREALDRARAAAGEDAVVLAGHVDRGGADLAMAVSALAERGLTRVLCEGGPALLGALAAADLLDELCLTTSPALVASDASRVVTGDLPEPRGMVLAHLLHAESSLLARWVRDRG
- a CDS encoding SufE family protein — translated: MTGSLPGGFDAVVEEFQALEERERLELLLDFANGLPELPEHLRQHPELLEPVPECQSPVFVHVDVDGSGAEAAVHVHLSAPKEAPTTRGFAGILAEGMRGLDAAGVLAVPDDVPGRLGLDRAVSPLRLRGMSGMLHRIQRQVREKAGV
- a CDS encoding sulfurtransferase; this translates as MPVEHDTDPKLAAYAHPERLVTTGWLADRLGSPGLVVVESSEDVLLYDTGHIEGAVKIDWHTELNDPVTRDYVDGEGFAALMRAKGIARDDTVVIYGDKNNWWAAYALWVFSLFGHEDVRLLDGGRAKWEAEGRAWTTDPAQPKDVDYPVVERRDEDIRAFMDDVKGHLGKPMVDVRSPEEYTGARTHMPAYPEEGALRGGHIPGAQSVPWARAVADDGGFKAREELEAIYQQEKGLSPDDDVIAYCRIGERSSHSWFVLTHLLGFPKVRNYDGSWTEWGNAVRVPIVKGDEPGSV
- a CDS encoding glycosyl hydrolase, whose amino-acid sequence is MALQLDDRWVWDSWVADDGEAYHLFYLQAPRALGDPGRRHTAATIGHARSTDLVSWEVLPDALGPRAGGWDDVALWTGSTVRGDDGVWRLYYTAISSRGYGLRDQRVGLAESDDLVTWRRVGDAPVVDIDTRWYRTIDEHETASETWRDPFVFRDPDGDGWHMLVTARARGGRRNDDGVVAHARSADMRTWEVGPPLSAPGTGFGQLEVLQVHVVDGTPVLVFTCHPQEMTQERIERSGRYCTWSLTGPSVLGPWDVDAAVPLHAEPHLFAAPLVRRRDGSWAFVGFRNTEPEGVHAFDIVDPLPVGLRDGALQVLP
- the zapE gene encoding cell division protein ZapE, with product MNGQAERLVDRRPALDRGRLLDDLVPPPRFAGARFDTYVPDPAEPSQAAARSRLEAFAASTGATGARGGRLARLLGRRTDDATPRGVYLDGGFGVGKTHLLAATWHAAAGRRHYGTFVEYTNLAGALGFRGAVDALAGADLVCVDEFELDDPGDTVLMARLMRELADSGTRLAATSNTLPDALGAGRFAAEDFLREIQALGRLFEVATVDGEDYRHRGAPQAPGPADEAELDALAARPGAVVDDFPALCDHLADVHPSRYGAMLDGVAAVGWRDVRPVPDQNVALRLVVLADRLYDRSLPLVAGGRPLTDLFTTEMLRGGYRKKYLRALSRLTALAREASPAER
- the treZ gene encoding malto-oligosyltrehalose trehalohydrolase; protein product: MSHTFAVWAPDAGTVDLVLVREATGPDDGHRTTRAMTRADGGWWHLAVSAAGHGSDYLFSVDGGDPVPDPRSAWQPFGVHGPSRLYDPARFRWSDDGWRGRDVRGALHYELHLGTFTPEGTLDAAVGRLDHLVDVGVEVVALMPVAASPGRWGWGYDGVHLFAVHDQYGGPEALQRFVDAAHARGLAVSLDCVYNHLGPSGNYTSVFGPYFTDRHETPWGQAVNLDGDGSSEVRRWICDNALRWFRDFHVDALRLDAVHALVDDSDHHVLAQLADETAALADGLRRPLSLVAESDLNDAVMVTPTAQGGLGMTAQWDDDAHHALHALLTGERQGYYDDFGSGEVLRTVWREAFWHAGRYSPFRGSEWGSPVPAGTSGHRFLAYASNHDQVGNRALGDRPSQTLSPGELAGSLALVLTAPFTPMLFMGEEWGATTPFRFFTDHEDPALAQSVRDGRRREFAEHGWDADAVPDPQDPGTREASVLRWDERDEPVRAGLLAWTRDLVALRGREPDLRDDDLGEVDVEVGPPDESRDDGRPEWLVVHRGTWRVVVVLAAAARADDATPVPLHGTGGVERHWGPTWTEGRTLRLQGPGAALVRMY
- the treY gene encoding malto-oligosyltrehalose synthase is translated as MSAPQVTGADRQVLSTYRLQLRPEFGFADALAVVDHVDRLGVSHVYLSPVLQATPGSTHGYDVVDHSCISTELGGEAGLRALADALHARGIGLVADVVPNHMSVPTPLWHNRVMWSVLRDGPGSPYARWLDVDWTVPARALLVPVLGSRIGDVLDAGELSVETAEVPAGPDRPAAETVTESVLRYYDHVLPVRDGTADLPLPQLVDRQWYRLAYWRVADEELNYRRFFDVDTLAAVRVEDPDVFEATHRVLLDLYGEGVLDGFRIDHPDGLADPRGYLRRLRDTARAARERAGGGAVEPWVVVEKILEGEERLPEDWPCAGTTGYDTLRRITGVLLDPSYEAPLSLLQAELGGGLGVGDFHQTVEASKREVVELTLHAEVQRLVDLLVDICADDVHLRDHTRRGLHESVVELLVAMDRYRAYVVPGEPADAEAVAVVSEAAHRAKEHLPEDRHATVDLVVDLVLGGDLVGAADGGGDGGTAGRARRRELVVRFQQTCGPVMAKGVEDTAFYRWHRFVAVNEVGGDPARTVLSPEELHAFAERTAATWPATMTTLSTHDTKRSEDARARLLAAVEDPERWAEQVRSWHEAAAPLRQGDLVDGGTELLLWQTLVATWPIDEERLTGYLTKAVREAKTRTTWTTPDEAYETAVLDLARGVLADEQLAAAVASFVDGIAAHTRVVTLSQKALQLLLPGVPDVYQGTELVDRSLVDPDNRRAVDYDDRAARLAHLDGGGAPRDLDDEKLLVTSRALRLRRRRPGAFRGPAAGYAPVPTSTGNALAFARGSLEAPDVLLVATRRPGELDRLGGWGRHTIALPEGTWTDVLTGRGHDGGTRQLEELLDRLPVALLERA